atatatgtttaaaaatgtcactaaatttttataaaaagataaaaaccaAATCCGTACAGACGACTCTAATTATTATATGTGAAACTGTATAGATTGGTTTGATCATGTGTCGTCTCTAATATTATggcttaactatttttaaaaatatggtcctatattcaaaatttaaatagtatatttattataatttttttatcaatatttaaaattttgaaaataaataaatatatgaatcattactaaaattttgatttacctaatatttgtaaatttattagcttggatatgtaaatatatttggtttctaaattttaaagaaaTGTTGACtgaatttattttaagtttatttttataatctaaTAATTAAAATCACATAGGTTGAAAAGTCATTAAtcaaactaaaatcaaatagaaaatagagtaaaaatagtgaataaaaagtaaaaactatCTGGTTACATGATTTAAGgtgaacataaaataatataaacaaaaaaaaatagtaaatcaAAACCGATAGTTACAAATCCTCTTCTTCACAAGGATGGAGAGCAGCCTCATCTGTTGGGTTCTTAAAAAAGAGgttcttaattaaaaaatattgttattttaattaattttgcttaattaactaaatttaaatgTGAATTAAATACAAAAGCTATTTGGTGTAAGGCAGCCACGGCGTCCGGTGGCGCGTCCGAGCGCGTACCGGCGCCGTTGGCTCCTTTCCTTGTCATTCCGTTCAAACCCTCGTGTGGTTGTTCCGATCTGTCAGGTTTCTCCGACATGCGCGCGGATCTGAGTTAGGGTTTTGATTCGGGAAGAGATCGGCTCTCTGCGACTCTTCTTCCTCTGGATTCGCGGCGAGGAGGTAGGTCAGGCAGATCTTCGTTTCAGCGTCGGTTTTGGTCCCGGGATGTAGAGGTTCCCATAGCTCTTGCATCGCCGCTAAAGTTCCCGGGTTGTGGAGGCTTCGTCAGCTCTGCAGCGCCGGCTAAGCTTCCGGAACGTGGAGGCTCCGATAATTCCATTGTTGCCGGTTTCTGGCCCCTTAGTTCCTTTCTAGGgtttagtttcttttattttttgtgtttgtCACTAGTTATGTGAAGTTGGCTCGGGCTTGTTGGTTGAGTTCTCGTCGGAGGTCGATGGAAGCTCTGATGGAAGGTCGATGTTTGAGCGAAGCCCCCTCCTTGGTCCCTGTATTGAACTATGGCGGATGAGATCTCGGTCACGATTGATTCTCTCCGAAATTAGGCGTACTTGGGAGGGTAGGCGGTCGCGGTGAAGAAGGTGTGGAGTCGATGAGCTCCGGTGTGGTTCGGTGAATCGGTGGGTGGTTCCCCGGTGGTAGTCGAGGCAGAGGTGATGCGGCGGATCGCGATGGAATGCGGTCGACATCAATTGCTCTCTTGGGCCTAGGGCCTTTCTTGGACTTGCGGGTTTTTTTTAGTGGTTTTTAGTGGGCCGTAATAGATGTGGGCCTTGTAATCGTGATGGGCCTTGGGCCTTTATTAAATAAACCTTGacggaaaaaaaataatacaaaagcTATTTATATGTTAACAAGTGGCATAAAGTGTTTAGATTCCCAAATGTCTTTAAATTAGACCTCTTCTTGTTctcttttctattttcttttgttttttgattttCCTTTAATTATTAGAACCCCATAACAACTCTGGGATGGAGGTGCTCTATagtaactaaaaaatcaagCCACTTGATCAAAACACATACTGTATTAGACATGTGTTCACTCCTCCCCATTCCCCAGACTTTACTGAGAAAGAGAATTCATCGTAAACAGAGGAGAGACTCGCCACcaccacaacaacaacaaccacccTTGTAATGTCGACGAGTGCGCTGTGAACTTCGCGTTTCATGTTGCTTCCTTGGGTGAACATGTTTTGGTCGTCTTCAGGAGAAACGTTGAAGATAGTTTCCGTTTGGATTGCTCATCATCCGTACTCAACAACCGTCCATACATTGGATTATTAGAGCCTCTTCTCTAGGAGAAGCGTGCGTTCGGATATTCATTACTTGCCTGAGCTCATTGATCTCTCTTCTAAGAAGAGGCTGGTTTATATTGATATTGGAGCAGCGGATCATTTAACAACTAGATCGAACTGGTTTTTCCCTTCCTATCCAATCGAGAAGAAAGCTTTTAATAGCTACTTTGTGCATCACAACACATTGGTCTTGACTTCTTACGTCAAAAGTCCTGGTGTAACCTTCATCTATCACCCGGGACTAGCAGCAGCGACAAAAGCTGGTACTGGAGATCAAGAAGAGCCTTTTGTGGAAGATGATAGCTTTGATTTTCTAGAATGGTTCAAGGAAACGACAAGCTTTGCTGATTTTGTGGTTCTGAAGATGAACACAAGTGGAGCTGAACTGAAGTTTCTCTATGAGTTGATAAATAGCGGTACGATCTGCTCAGTTGATGAACTGTTTTTAAACTGCAAAGGGTACAGAGACTGCACCAGTATTCATAAGGAGTCTCAGAAACAGCGGCGTCTTTGTTCATCAGTGGTGGGAAGACTAAAGAGCTAAGCTATATGAAgcttaaaaactaaaactatcttgtttgataagttattttttttttcctatgttTGATAAAATCTTTGCTCGGTTCTACCTTAAATAAGCAGTCGCCACTATGAACCTTTGTGTATGTTCTTTTCAATGAAGTTGCTATGTTTGTGTGTTTCTACTAGAGTTTTAGTGCTCTGTTTATTCAACTAATAACAGTACCAAGTCGCATAATAGTATTACTTACTATAAATAGCACTCTCTTAACTTAGGAAAATTGCGCTTCCTATGAATTCTTAATCACTATACatgaaaaaaacaaactcaAACCATAACCTCTTTGATTTTCAATTCCAATCACTTGATAAACTTGACATTGGCgtaaaataataacaattacACTCAACGAAAACACAGTAAAGAGCAAGTAGAAAACACACAGATAAGATAACAAACTGAAACTGATTTGGATAATTTGTACATATCATCTTTATTATTTCAGAATCTGCTTGGTGAATGAGAGAGTATTTAGACGTTGGCAGCACTTCTGAAAGATCCGAGAGATTTGGAACCTGAAGCCCTCAGAACGAACTGGTGGTAGAATGCAGCTATCGCAGCTCCAACGAATGGTCCCACCCAAAATATCCACTGTTCCATTTTATTTAATCATCatcaaaataaatcaaagttAGTTGGTTACAACTAATATATATCCTAATATAACTAGTAAAATAGAAAAGGAGGTCATACGTGGTCATCCCATGGCTTGCTCTCATTGAAGATAACGGCTGCTCCGAAACTCCTTGCCGGGTTGATTCCAGTTCCGGTGATGGGAATGGTAGCCAAGTGCACCATGAACACCGCAAATCCAATGGGAAGTGGCGCCAACAccttttcatttcatttttaaattaagtATTAGTATATGATTGAACATATCAGTTTATAACACTTGCTTTTTTATAAACAAACTATGTTTTTAAAGGCTTACTGGGACGTGGGAGTCTCTGGCACTACGTTTAGGGTCAGTGGCGGAGAAGACGGTGTAGACAAGAACGAAAGTACCGATGATTTCTGCGGCGAGGCCTGTTCCTGTGCTGTAGCCGTCGGCTAGAGAGTTGGCTCCACCGCCGTAACGAACGTAGTAAGAGCTTTGGAAGGCTTTGACGAACCCAACTCCACATATCGCACCCAAACACTGAGCTACCATGTACAATATGGCTCTAACCAACGACACTTTACGTGCCAAGAGTAGCCCGAATGTCACTGCCGGGTTAATGTGACCACCTAAGGAAACAAACAATATGTTATCAGTTGACAGTTAAAGACACGCTGTGTAATCAACTAACCGGTT
The window above is part of the Brassica napus cultivar Da-Ae chromosome C8, Da-Ae, whole genome shotgun sequence genome. Proteins encoded here:
- the LOC106433954 gene encoding aquaporin PIP2-1 — translated: MAKDVEAVSGEGFQTRDYQDPPPAPLFDPEELTKWSFYRAVIAEFVATLLFLYITVLTVIGYKIQTDSTAGGVDCGGVGILGIAWAFGGMIFILVYCTAGISGGHINPAVTFGLLLARKVSLVRAILYMVAQCLGAICGVGFVKAFQSSYYVRYGGGANSLADGYSTGTGLAAEIIGTFVLVYTVFSATDPKRSARDSHVPVLAPLPIGFAVFMVHLATIPITGTGINPARSFGAAVIFNESKPWDDHWIFWVGPFVGAAIAAFYHQFVLRASGSKSLGSFRSAANV